Within Topomyia yanbarensis strain Yona2022 chromosome 2, ASM3024719v1, whole genome shotgun sequence, the genomic segment ttgaaggaagaaaatttagaaaagcatgggatagggtcatatgagcaagctttgATTTTCCCGTTTTCGAATCAGGAAGGTAATGAGACGACAGGGCAAAGCACAAATCTCTgaataataaagaaaaaagtGTCATTCGATCCAATATACTCTGATTTCTGATAACTAATATATCGGAGAGCCCCAGTCGGATTTTTTACGTATGGTCTGTTCTTGCGACTTTTACTGTAATTTAAACATCAAATCTTCTGCATAGTAAAGCTTATGTTTATGCTAAGCTTTAATAGACGAAATACAAAAGACCGGTCATATTTCATACAAATTGTTATTGTAAATGAAAAACGAAAGCAAACATAAAATTTTTACAACCAAACAGTTTTCCTTAATTTCCATATTCACTAGTTGATTGTTACTGTATTTGTGACTAGTGTggtagaattttagaattctgtaaaatttggaatgaacaaatagtatttaaaataaaaattttatatcACTGCAAACTCTGAAGCCGTATCAATGAAGGAATCCTCTGATTCAAAGTGTATCGAATATATTGTTTCGGTTCTGCTGTCCTGCAACATTGCACAGTCAACCTATTATTATTTTCACCTTCAACAATCTAACGTTTCTTTTTACTCCTTCGTTATTCACTTACGTTGACTATTCTGCGACCTTCAACAGCTATCCTAAAATTTAAACGTTTCACCAATTCACTTCAATACCAGCCTGGCCATACCGTATCGCTATGATCGTTCCAGCAGAGCGAACGGTTCCGTTTAAACTGAGCCGCCAGTGACAAGCCAACGCATTCAGCCAACCCAGTCCGCTAAAGAGATCTGATTTGACAACGGCGATGATGCGACCAGTGAATTACGATggttacttacttacttacttactgtCACACCGATGATATGAGTGACTAGTCTAGTCACATAAATAATGTCCACAGACTCGACCTAGCTCCCAGTACAAACACTATAGTCCATATGGTCGTCACGGTTGCACATTGCACGAGGCGTCAAGCGAGATTAGAGGAAGACTTTCTTTACACCCGTATCACACCCTCCCTCAGTAGTGCGATCCAATAAGCGATAATGCAATAttcgagttttatttattaatgaCGTCCAAATTACAGTGTCGTGTCAGCATCTTCGAAACGATGAACAACTCCAATTTTGTCGTTTATTTGCTTTCGGAAGAAGAACTTTCTCAAGAACGGTGCGACAAGCAGAGGATCGAGATCCTCAATCTCCTGTCGTCCTAGGAATAAGGTACTCAAAAGTCCGGCTATTGATGTAACGACAGATCCAATCAATGCATAGTAAAGGAACGACACGTGGTGAATCGATTTCTCAAATATGACTGGATAATCCATCGTTTTTGTAACATTGTCGAATTTATAAGTACATCCCTCTACCGAAACTGGTTTAGTTGAATGGACAATCTCCTTGGATGCAATTGATATTTGTGCTCGAACGACAATGTAGATCATGACCAGCAGACCCATTATGGTTCCTGCTAAGGCGCTCTGTAAACATGAATACAGATTGAAGACTGCACAATTTGAAACTTATTAGTTACCTTTGCATTGACCCACGGCAGCAGCATTCCTGTCAGGAACACTCCCAAAAGAGGTCCAAGTGAGATAGGCACCAAACTCATTGACAGTTGAAGCACTGTTCCTAGCTTCTCCACCACCAACACCAGTATTACCGCTATTGCACCAAAGAAAAATACCGTGCCTCTCATTAAATATCGTGTTTTACGCTCAGATAATTCTTCTTTAAGAAAAGGTTTCACGAAATCTTCCAGCACAATTGCTGCCAATGAGTTCAGACCAGTCGAAAGAGAGCTAAGCGAGGCACTGAATATTCCGGAAACGAACAATCCTGCCAGGCCTGGATAATCACTAAAAACTTTCATCATCAGAATCGGCAGCAATTGGTCTTTCGCCTGTGCCAATTTTGTGGTCAGTGGATCGCAGTCATGAAATGTAGCGTAGATTAAAAGACCATTATAGAAACACATCGACAGCAAACATATAATTCCTATCGTAAACACAACCAATGCCCGTTGGGCATCGCGGAATGTAGGCAAGGACAGGTATCTTTGGACCATCATCTGGTGAACGGCATTCTTTGCTATCCAGAAAACTCCACCACCGATAAAGATTCCCCAAAATGTAACTCTTTCCGTAGGGTCCAAGCTTAAACTGTAACAAAAAGTTCAATCATATTTTAATAAACAGATTAATCGAATTAATTACTTCGGCGGTTCTATCCTACCGCTAGCTAAATTTCGCTCGATCAGCACTCCCAGTCCGCCGATGTCCACAGTGCCTTTCCAACTTATCAGTATTATCGATCCTACCATCACGAACGTTTGTAGTACGTCTGTCCAAATAACTGCCTTGATGCCTCCCTTTGATAAATATAGCAATTAAACTTTGTTGTAGTGAATTATTGTACACTTACCACACCGGTGTAGAAAATACAAACCGTGCAAACAACCGTCGTTATGAAGTGCACGTTAATGCCTGAAACtataaaaaacattaaaattttattttatttccaattctACTCAAATTTTTTATACTGCAGGTTTGTATTATAGAAACAATGTGGTCTTAACACTGGATGTCCCCTAGACTACTTAGAATTATTTAactgcaacatttttttcaagactAGCAATagtgtaaaaaaatgaaatgtgaTTAGTGTAATTTAAATTATCGTTTCAAGTCAATCTATGTAAAAAATTATTTGGCCTAGCGAATCATTTACTAGATTTGTGAACATGGGTCAGTTCTTCCAGAAAAGCCGTGGGACAAACTTAACGAAGGCGGGTGTGGGAACAAAATGATCGTTTATTCAGCATAAAGTTTTTTTGGTTCAGGGCGAAAGCTGGGGTCGCTTGGCTACgctcggcgtagcgcattgcgtttgaaatttgtgtgggaaaatctattttttaccattttcaaTTCTGGATAGAATAATTTTCCTGATGTATGCAACTACTTAAAAAGACATATAGCACATTATTTgcccaatatttttttccgaaaGAGGAATGGTGCTAAGGGGGAGGAATGAGTGCCATGAAATCGcgctgcgatttcacgatcgctatccgCTTGTCCttgtactcgggggaccgagccttcttccgacagatgacgtcctccatcttgagggttcggtgaatcaaggtatgatATTTTCGGCCGTCGCCACGCAAattcgttccgtccttgttgtcgaacagctctTTCAACGCTTCTTCTTCGTCATGATCTTCGCCGaacggccgctaccggccttccgctccactcTCGGAGATGACAGAACCCGATAagctgtactcacgggcacgttttcgtctcgaaagaggtctaccgtaaacttttttccacgatgaccatgcgtttcgtaaaaccgtacaacacactCGCAGAGTGCTTGCTTTTTCGATGCCATcatcgattgaactgacagcacctgaGCGAAAAGAAATATGCCACTCATTTCTaaggagtccagagagcaattctcttggagagaaaaaaaaattacgctctttactttaattacagaaaggtattgaaatcattctcattttttattgaacacccgttatctACTCTATAGGAGCTTCATTGCAGTAAAGCATAGCAAAAACGGCCGCTCTAATCATGGATGGCTGATATAGTGAAATCTGTTTTATACAATAGTAGGGGAGCGTGAGGAAACTTGATAATTGACGATATTTGATTTCCTGgccatatctcataatctataTACAAAAAGATATCACAATATAATaagaaatatttggtcgttaatgatgtttaaaaaacaaatctagtgtattacatttggtttgaaaaagttgtttaaaattttagaaaatatgtattTAAATCTCTGTccaaaatcttttttttcgtgCAGGAAGGCACAATACCTAACTTAAAAATTAGTATGACgtatgactttttggatttaggaTTGAGTGCCAGCTTTGGTGCTAGTTTAGACTTATCATCTAACTAGCCCAAAGActtgtgctagttactgatgagaagaATCCGAAACGCGAGACATAAAGCCTCCCTTGGGGTctttgtatgtgcagatgaaaataaaaatctgcgatcaaaatttgcattacaatatattttcaatttcatgttttggtttggccgcactggtaaTTCTTTTTTGTATGATGCataaagtttgttttgattgtagTACAGTGAAATTCCGTTTTTgacacgttccgtttttggcatgctctcATTTTGGAACACTCCGATTTTGGAAACAAatgggttccatttttggcaacattcttgttgtacataattagggtgaccatatcagacgagtaaaaaccaggacagtcgaaagagtACTGCTTCCCCCCGCTACCTCTCAATcatgtgtaaataaaaataaataaatcgaattgggggtaggcgtagcgtagttgttaaatcgattgccttgtacgcagcgcatctgggttcgagctccgaccccgcacatagggttagaaattttcttaagagatttttctaacccgaagaggcgaatgaccttaaggttaaccTTAACCTctataaaagaaataaaaaaaatcaaattttattgtgtatccatcggatcttgtgTACGTGCTTTGTTACTTTGCGTAAAAATCTTATTTCTTATTGAAGATCGATCTATTTCATTGCCTCTTGTTGCTTGTGGATCGCTTCGTCCGCTTTCTCTCGGTTTACCATTTTAGTTCATGCTATCCTCGATGTTAATGCTCtatgggctttcacgattacctggtttgagttgtttgtggggcctacgggtcacgattgcgtatccgtgttctttgttatttactttattatcggtGGTGCTAGCAGTTGATTGGGAAATAGTaggcgcatcacaatgatcggacacgctgggcgtaggttctgttgttgcagtattcgttggtgcctgagctgcaactccAGTGGTTTGTGctttagttgatgttgatgaaggcCTTTGTGATGGGTATGCTGGCAGTTGATATTGCgtcgttagaggtttgtgtgCATATTCatcgtagtgtgtcttcttgtgtaaCAACGTAGGGCAAGCAGAGGTCTGTCCTTCATAcatgcacagcgtgatttgagatttggtcacgcgttttgttttgaaagttcagatatgacgGAATAGGTTCCGTCACTCGCATTTTCACGAAAGaaacaccgttggaaatacctagaaaaattttctcctgGTTTCAAACATAAATcttacgtattccgacatgatggttgcaataaatttattaatagtacccagGTGTAGATCGTACAGACGCATATCAATtttatcattgtcaatatatacgggtatcttggtcctaacattatcatgTTCAAtgacgtattgcatgttgtcttccatagcgtagctttccgttATGGTCAAAGTTTTAATCGTTATCAGTAACGAGAGTGTAGTGGGCTTGAataacgacgacttccgttagTCTGAACTGCATTCgcaaatttgctgttgaattttgctgttgagtttcaaacatcttaaaacgaatgatcgatatcgcaccgctgaaagtaacggtgctttattgttcacactgacttgggacgaattttattattcgattgctttgtttgtttataataatggcacggtacatatagacagcagactttaggtagaaacgttcgtttggttcactgcactgttaacaaaCAGAGCGACTGAATAGGTACTGGTATCGACCCTGTAGTAATTCCATGATCCCTAACTCGAGAGAGCACTCAATGCAATTTTTCCACgatagttgatatttttctatttatggaatggatttccagtaagacgaaaaaaaGCCACTAGCAAGTGAACACAAGTAGATGCAGAAGCACCAAAACGCCGATGTGTCTTTTCCGAGCTACCAAAGGGAATCCTttgggtcccggattgaaaggaGATTTGAGCCAAGAAAAAGCGCTGGtaaccattgtttcatcgatattgacgaggcactcttgggagatttaaaaagttatgcttGCGGTCGGTCGTAATTGCGATCTGAAGCATAGTGAAAAGCGAAGACTGACATAAATAGACATATATTAGGCTTAGGCTCTTGAAAAATAGGGTTActtatattatcttttgatgtgttaatttctcgcaaatgcaatattctagagatttttgaaaatttttttggagcacattttcactgtagcactgatgtttcaatCCCTTTTGTTTGGATAGTTGCAAGTGATTTATACAGATTTGCTTTAAACCTAACTATCTTCAAACAttgcaatttgattttcaatctatcaattccaaTTGAAAGATCGACGATTGGTTAGTTATAGAGAACAAAATTgatgtattttttaaaagagctatGTTTTTTACCAaaatattcacgaaagaaaagataacaatcccaggagcgaatgtcatgataacatttatcacactttgaagctttgtttattattgtattttttgcgAAGATTTAgatataaaacatttatttctagatatatttttcatacaaaaatgttaaaattcattttctcaagtatttttttaaatgtcatgtagcgccatctacataagttataaagtataaatgtcttcagtacatgtgttaaaaatatcaaacaactttg encodes:
- the LOC131680726 gene encoding sodium-coupled monocarboxylate transporter 1-like; protein product: MNSSILTVQDVCRSLQGFGFVDYLVFSVMLLICIAIGIFFGLKDHNRRQKGRTARRNSEALDYLVGGRKLKTFPVAMSLVASWISGIALIGASTETYLYGIQFGYIFMGIILMALSMNFLFIPIFHGLQITSVYEYLHLRFDKRVRLLGSVLFTVATLLHLPIVIFVPALAFNQVSGINVHFITTVVCTVCIFYTGVGGIKAVIWTDVLQTFVMVGSIILISWKGTVDIGGLGVLIERNLASGRIEPPNLSLDPTERVTFWGIFIGGGVFWIAKNAVHQMMVQRYLSLPTFRDAQRALVVFTIGIICLLSMCFYNGLLIYATFHDCDPLTTKLAQAKDQLLPILMMKVFSDYPGLAGLFVSGIFSASLSSLSTGLNSLAAIVLEDFVKPFLKEELSERKTRYLMRGTVFFFGAIAVILVLVVEKLGTVLQLSMSLVPISLGPLLGVFLTGMLLPWVNAKSALAGTIMGLLVMIYIVVRAQISIASKEIVHSTKPVSVEGCTYKFDNVTKTMDYPVIFEKSIHHVSFLYYALIGSVVTSIAGLLSTLFLGRQEIEDLDPLLVAPFLRKFFFRKQINDKIGVVHRFEDADTTL